A single Arcobacter sp. FWKO B DNA region contains:
- a CDS encoding aspartate carbamoyltransferase catalytic subunit, with protein sequence MQHLITTKDFTNDEIKALYEDAKLFNDLQSNLVLKGKLIVTLFFENSTRTRSSFEIAAKRLGADVVNLDVGTSSSSKGETIFDTVANLNAMKPDAIVIRHSECGLPQSLIDFVDCPILNAGDGKNSHPTQALLDLYTILEHFDGDVKGKKLAIVGDIKTSRVASSNLELLPRFGIEPILIAPEHFMPDNTPFKKEQFLHQVIEEVDIIMSLRTQLERHSQAYYLSLGEYGKDYCITKESVGDRNILLLHPGPVNRNIDITDEMLVDARCKVLRQVTNGVAVRMAILKKLILKH encoded by the coding sequence ATGCAACATTTAATTACAACAAAAGACTTTACAAATGATGAAATCAAAGCTCTTTATGAAGATGCTAAACTTTTTAATGATTTACAATCTAACCTAGTATTAAAAGGTAAGTTAATAGTTACACTATTTTTTGAAAACTCCACAAGAACTAGAAGTTCATTTGAAATAGCGGCCAAACGCCTAGGAGCTGATGTGGTAAACCTTGATGTGGGGACAAGTTCAAGTTCAAAAGGTGAGACTATTTTTGATACTGTTGCCAATTTAAACGCTATGAAACCTGATGCTATAGTTATCAGACACAGTGAATGTGGTCTTCCTCAAAGTTTGATTGATTTTGTGGATTGTCCTATACTAAACGCAGGTGATGGCAAAAACTCCCACCCTACTCAAGCCTTACTTGATTTATACACTATACTAGAACATTTTGATGGTGATGTAAAAGGGAAAAAACTAGCAATAGTAGGTGATATTAAAACTTCAAGAGTAGCGAGCAGCAACCTAGAGCTTCTTCCAAGATTTGGGATAGAGCCTATTTTAATAGCCCCTGAACACTTTATGCCTGATAATACACCATTCAAAAAGGAACAATTCCTACACCAAGTGATAGAAGAAGTGGATATAATAATGAGCCTAAGAACTCAATTAGAGCGACATTCACAAGCTTATTATCTATCCCTTGGAGAATATGGCAAAGATTATTGTATCACAAAAGAATCAGTTGGAGATAGAAATATACTACTACTCCACCCAGGACCAGTAAATAGAAACATAGATATAACAGACGAAATGCTTGTAGATGCAAGATGCAAGGTACTTAGGCAAGTAACAAATGGCGTTGCTGTGAGAATGGCAATTTTGAAGAAATTAATATTAAAGCACTGA